Proteins from a genomic interval of Chroococcidiopsis thermalis PCC 7203:
- a CDS encoding glycosyltransferase family 2 protein: protein MDVSKMAEPQVTIVVVPRERFSLTQKSLESIYENTTIPFKLIYVDGGSPARIRDYLAAQAREKNFQLIRTDYYPSPNYARNLGLAQVNTEYVVFMDNDVVVAPNWLNNLVQCAEETGAAVVSPLVCQGQALHEIVHCAGGESAVIEENKGDRPTRRLHDKIYKQGKRVADLGDFLQRQPTGLAEFHCMLVRTAIIEEIGGQLDPAMMNTKEHVDFCVAVSEAGGSIYLEPTSLVTYINGMPLELSEIPFYMVRWSDAWGTTSLNRLREKWNLTEDKYHQNWYRSWSEYLTGRRRVFIIRPLLNKYYVFGRGKTRLENMLVRMEKRLNRYLSDRHTRKHPQEVQQQPAKSLPKTPVSA, encoded by the coding sequence ATGGACGTATCAAAGATGGCAGAACCACAAGTCACTATCGTAGTCGTACCACGCGAACGTTTCAGTTTAACTCAAAAGTCCCTTGAAAGTATTTATGAGAATACAACCATCCCTTTCAAGTTGATTTATGTAGATGGTGGCTCCCCTGCGCGTATCCGAGATTACTTAGCAGCTCAAGCCCGCGAGAAAAATTTCCAACTGATTCGTACCGATTATTACCCTTCACCAAATTATGCTAGAAATCTAGGTTTAGCCCAGGTCAATACAGAATACGTTGTCTTCATGGATAACGATGTTGTCGTTGCTCCGAATTGGTTGAACAATTTGGTTCAATGCGCTGAGGAAACGGGAGCTGCGGTAGTTAGTCCCCTCGTATGTCAAGGTCAAGCTTTACACGAAATCGTACATTGTGCAGGTGGAGAATCTGCGGTCATTGAGGAAAACAAAGGCGATCGCCCAACGCGGCGCTTGCACGATAAAATTTACAAGCAAGGTAAGCGCGTAGCAGATTTAGGCGACTTCTTGCAACGACAGCCAACTGGTTTGGCAGAGTTCCATTGCATGTTGGTGCGCACGGCGATAATTGAAGAAATTGGCGGTCAGCTTGACCCCGCAATGATGAACACAAAGGAACACGTAGATTTTTGTGTAGCGGTATCTGAGGCTGGAGGTTCCATCTACTTAGAGCCAACATCCCTCGTCACCTACATTAACGGGATGCCGTTGGAATTGTCCGAAATTCCTTTCTACATGGTACGTTGGAGCGATGCTTGGGGTACGACTAGCTTAAACCGCTTGCGCGAAAAGTGGAATCTGACCGAAGATAAATACCACCAAAATTGGTATCGCAGTTGGTCGGAATATTTAACCGGAAGACGCAGGGTATTTATCATTAGACCGCTGCTGAATAAATATTATGTCTTTGGTAGGGGCAAGACTCGACTAGAGAATATGCTAGTGCGGATGGAGAAAAGGCTGAACCGTTATCTCAGCGATCGCCATACTCGCAAACATCCGCAAGAAGTGCAACAGCAGCCTGCCAAGTCGTTGCCTAAAACTCCAGTATCAGCATAA
- a CDS encoding ABC transporter permease: MPFEVVYTPESLLRHPIQLFKQMGRDLLASRELAWRLMVRDISAQYRQSFLGVIWAFLPPIVMAAGFTLASDAGAIAVEATDLPYPAYVMFSTALWQTFVEALNGPVQAVTVAKPMLAKVNFPREAIILAKLGEVFFNFAIKLILIVGLFIWFQVPVSWTVILAPVALIHLILFGTFIGVLLAPLGILYQDVSKGLTMITGFWLFLTPVVYPVPGEGTFGFLVRLNPVTPLLVTTRELATTGVISDPAGFWIASLITLVGLLLTWVAFRLAMPFVIERVSS; encoded by the coding sequence ATGCCGTTTGAAGTGGTGTATACGCCTGAAAGCTTATTAAGGCATCCGATTCAGTTGTTTAAGCAAATGGGACGAGACTTACTCGCTTCTCGCGAACTAGCATGGCGGCTGATGGTGCGAGATATTAGCGCTCAGTACCGTCAGTCGTTTCTGGGTGTAATTTGGGCTTTTTTGCCCCCGATTGTGATGGCAGCAGGATTTACGCTAGCAAGTGATGCAGGTGCGATCGCAGTTGAAGCTACAGATTTACCATATCCAGCTTATGTCATGTTCAGTACGGCGTTGTGGCAAACTTTTGTGGAAGCGCTCAACGGTCCAGTGCAAGCGGTAACAGTAGCTAAGCCGATGCTAGCTAAGGTGAATTTTCCCCGAGAAGCAATAATTTTGGCAAAGTTAGGTGAGGTCTTTTTCAACTTTGCGATCAAGCTGATTTTAATTGTGGGATTGTTTATTTGGTTTCAAGTTCCGGTCAGTTGGACGGTAATTTTGGCTCCAGTGGCGCTGATTCATTTGATTTTATTCGGTACATTTATCGGTGTTTTATTAGCGCCGTTGGGGATTTTATACCAGGATGTATCAAAAGGACTGACCATGATTACAGGGTTTTGGCTGTTCTTGACTCCGGTAGTCTATCCCGTTCCTGGTGAAGGAACGTTTGGATTTTTGGTACGGCTGAATCCCGTGACTCCTCTACTCGTGACAACACGGGAACTAGCAACGACGGGAGTTATCTCAGATCCGGCTGGATTTTGGATCGCCAGTCTAATTACTCTAGTTGGCTTATTATTAACCTGGGTGGCATTTCGCCTCGCCATGCCTTTCGTGATTGAAAGGGTGAGTTCCTAA
- a CDS encoding polysaccharide ABC transporter ATP-binding protein, with translation MTELVDREIAIQSQDSEVVISVENVSKKFCRDLRRSLFYGVRDIATELIGGKRIETLRTQEFWALKDVNFELRRGQALGLVGANGAGKSTLLRIISGLIKPDIGTVKLKGRVAPLIALGAGFNPLLTGRENIYANMSILGLSTKEIEARFQEVIDFAEIWDAIDAPVQNYSSGMAARLGFACAIHTEPEILLIDEVLAVGDIKFKAKCYRKLHQLRQQGTSFVLVNHNPQAILNVCDSAIYLVKGELIASGDTERVIEKYEEDLFLDSKRKTSEVMYLPEKSASESFGLDITHLFFRDAEGKILESLKSGEPTSFCVGCKAHQKFDNVTLHLKITELGGEGGTGAVLFLSGENDEKFFEVVPGKHEIQLQMPCLGLAPGTYTMSIKLKQSSIYTFDVFESFRFSVKSDGTMSQCKFYQPRAWQIVTGDRAE, from the coding sequence ATGACTGAATTAGTAGATCGAGAAATTGCTATTCAATCTCAAGATTCTGAAGTTGTTATTTCGGTAGAAAATGTCTCAAAAAAGTTTTGTCGAGACTTAAGGCGATCGCTATTTTATGGTGTTCGAGATATCGCCACGGAGCTAATAGGTGGGAAGAGAATAGAAACGCTGCGTACCCAAGAATTTTGGGCGCTGAAAGATGTTAATTTCGAGCTGCGTCGGGGGCAAGCATTAGGCTTAGTTGGGGCAAATGGAGCTGGAAAAAGTACGCTATTACGGATTATTAGCGGTCTGATTAAACCGGATATTGGCACTGTAAAACTTAAGGGTAGGGTAGCTCCACTAATTGCTTTAGGAGCAGGTTTTAATCCGCTATTGACGGGGCGAGAAAACATCTATGCCAATATGTCAATTTTAGGATTATCAACCAAAGAAATCGAAGCTAGATTTCAAGAAGTAATAGACTTTGCTGAAATTTGGGATGCGATCGACGCACCAGTACAAAATTATAGTTCGGGAATGGCAGCGCGGTTAGGGTTTGCCTGCGCAATTCATACAGAACCGGAAATCTTATTAATTGATGAAGTCTTGGCTGTAGGAGATATCAAATTTAAAGCCAAATGTTATCGCAAACTCCACCAACTGCGCCAGCAGGGAACATCTTTTGTTTTAGTCAATCATAATCCCCAAGCAATTTTAAACGTATGTGATTCGGCAATTTACCTAGTCAAGGGTGAATTGATTGCATCTGGCGATACAGAAAGAGTTATCGAAAAGTATGAGGAAGATTTGTTTCTAGATAGCAAGCGCAAAACTTCAGAGGTCATGTACTTACCTGAAAAATCGGCAAGTGAAAGTTTTGGCTTAGACATTACTCATCTATTTTTTCGAGACGCTGAAGGCAAGATTTTAGAATCGCTCAAAAGTGGCGAACCTACTTCCTTCTGTGTAGGCTGTAAAGCTCATCAAAAGTTTGACAACGTGACATTGCATTTAAAAATTACAGAATTAGGTGGTGAAGGTGGTACGGGGGCAGTTTTGTTTTTAAGTGGCGAAAATGATGAGAAGTTTTTTGAAGTTGTACCAGGAAAACATGAAATTCAATTGCAAATGCCTTGTTTAGGTTTAGCCCCTGGAACTTATACTATGAGCATTAAACTCAAACAAAGCTCTATCTATACTTTCGATGTCTTTGAGTCTTTCCGATTTAGCGTTAAATCGGATGGAACGATGAGTCAATGCAAGTTTTATCAACCGCGAGCGTGGCAGATTGTTACTGGCGATCGCGCTGAGTGA
- a CDS encoding glycosyltransferase, producing MSYRVLHYNWAPYFQKPTLGGGVSVYCKNLIDYTIQKDNWHVTFLYSGTDYSYFNKRPHIKPIRNQNHPHVPTFSLVNSPIIAPSHFAFDDPLGNVKQPALEKCFQEFLDTQAPFSVIHFHNLEGITANCLKIAKESGAKVVFSLHNYWAVCPQVNLWRLEQSHCDDNLDGRACLACLPIPPNSERELAMRRLEFLGNSLDLKGRSLPLNLLKKLVALFYKIQRPLVVQTRSPLLKTLELKGANLPQQAEAYQFRRQEIVSLINRYVDVALSVSDRTAAIYRYYGVDPTRLSTQYIGSKATQFPVPPHNPAIYSPGQPFRCVYMGVPRKDKGFYFLLEELRCLSATELSTLELVVASKIADRTELDLAMQQKGPLLSLAQSLHRLIYHPGYSHENLPKILDGIHLGIVPPLWEDNLPQVTYELLACRVPVLCSNRGGAQEFVRHPAFIFDPGKKGDFQQKLSTIRDNPHLLTEFWQEARTVRSLEQHFQELIEVYAGCGN from the coding sequence ATGTCATACAGAGTACTTCATTATAACTGGGCTCCCTACTTTCAGAAACCTACTCTTGGGGGAGGCGTATCTGTTTATTGTAAAAATTTAATTGACTATACAATTCAAAAAGATAATTGGCACGTCACCTTTCTTTATTCTGGAACCGACTATAGTTATTTCAATAAACGTCCACATATCAAACCGATTCGCAACCAAAATCATCCCCACGTACCCACTTTTTCCCTCGTCAATTCACCAATTATTGCCCCTTCTCACTTCGCTTTTGACGATCCATTAGGCAACGTTAAACAACCCGCTCTGGAAAAATGCTTTCAAGAGTTTTTAGACACGCAAGCACCTTTCTCGGTAATTCACTTTCATAATTTAGAGGGCATAACCGCTAATTGTCTCAAAATAGCAAAAGAAAGTGGTGCTAAGGTCGTGTTTAGTTTGCATAATTATTGGGCTGTTTGTCCGCAAGTTAATTTGTGGCGGTTAGAACAGAGCCATTGTGACGATAATTTAGACGGACGAGCCTGTCTTGCCTGTTTACCTATACCGCCAAATTCAGAGCGAGAATTGGCAATGAGAAGACTAGAATTTTTAGGCAACTCCCTCGATTTGAAAGGGCGATCGCTACCTCTAAACTTGTTGAAAAAACTCGTTGCTCTTTTCTACAAAATTCAACGACCGCTAGTCGTGCAGACGCGATCGCCTCTACTCAAAACCTTAGAACTTAAAGGTGCAAATCTGCCTCAGCAAGCCGAGGCGTATCAATTTCGACGGCAGGAAATCGTTTCTCTGATTAATCGTTATGTTGATGTGGCGCTGTCTGTTTCCGATCGCACTGCTGCAATTTATCGGTACTATGGGGTCGATCCGACACGGTTGAGTACGCAATACATCGGCAGTAAAGCCACGCAGTTTCCAGTCCCGCCGCATAACCCAGCAATATACTCTCCAGGGCAGCCCTTTCGCTGCGTTTACATGGGAGTACCGAGAAAAGATAAAGGATTTTACTTCTTATTGGAAGAATTACGTTGCCTGTCAGCAACAGAATTAAGCACGTTAGAACTCGTTGTCGCTAGTAAAATCGCAGATCGCACCGAGTTAGACTTGGCAATGCAGCAGAAAGGACCTTTGCTCTCTTTAGCTCAGTCTTTGCATCGATTAATTTACCATCCCGGTTACTCTCACGAAAATCTTCCTAAAATCTTAGATGGCATCCACTTGGGAATTGTCCCGCCACTATGGGAAGATAATTTACCGCAAGTCACCTATGAGCTTTTAGCTTGTCGCGTACCCGTACTTTGCTCGAATCGAGGCGGCGCACAGGAATTTGTGCGACATCCGGCATTCATTTTCGACCCAGGCAAAAAAGGAGACTTTCAGCAGAAACTCTCAACTATTCGCGATAACCCGCACTTATTAACCGAGTTTTGGCAAGAGGCGCGAACGGTGCGATCGCTAGAACAACATTTTCAAGAATTAATTGAAGTTTACGCTGGCTGTGGTAACTGA
- a CDS encoding glycosyltransferase family 4 protein, translating to MMKVCFIAACPGTDMRGGPRSLLETIDSLQKLGVECFVLLPAQGRLFDELSLRHIPVRVIPYERWLEATNYPLRDRWRKLKRSYHIAFQIAAQIKEWQCNVVYTNTIAIGVGAFAAFLLRKPHVWHIREFVYEDHGQVFDLGRNLTLKLVDLLSQVCIVNSKAVAQKYEQWIAPTKLKVVYQAVNVTPGEAIALPPTTNFRCIIVGALVEGKRQEDAIRAIAQLVHTGVRVELLIVGDGDPQYREYLENIATKNHIEQFIKFYGYADNPFPLMQSADVVLVCSKCEAFGRVTVEGMRAGKPIIGTRSGGTQELIRDGFNGLLYTAEDERELAQKIRYICDRPDLAKQMGENGQQWAAEQFTPARYGKEIYLLLKQLCDKNLEI from the coding sequence ATGATGAAGGTATGCTTCATTGCTGCCTGTCCAGGCACGGATATGCGGGGAGGACCGCGATCGCTGCTGGAAACTATAGACTCGCTTCAGAAGCTGGGAGTCGAGTGTTTTGTGTTATTACCCGCACAGGGGCGACTGTTTGACGAATTGAGTCTTCGTCATATTCCCGTTCGTGTCATTCCCTACGAACGCTGGCTGGAAGCCACAAATTATCCCTTACGCGATCGATGGCGGAAGCTGAAGCGAAGCTACCACATAGCATTCCAAATTGCCGCCCAAATTAAAGAGTGGCAGTGCAATGTTGTCTACACGAATACTATTGCCATAGGCGTTGGTGCTTTTGCCGCATTTTTATTGAGGAAACCCCATGTGTGGCATATCCGCGAGTTTGTTTACGAAGATCACGGACAAGTTTTCGATCTCGGTCGCAACCTCACGTTAAAACTAGTAGATTTGCTGTCCCAGGTTTGTATCGTAAACTCCAAAGCTGTAGCTCAAAAATACGAGCAGTGGATCGCGCCGACAAAGTTGAAAGTGGTTTATCAAGCAGTTAACGTCACTCCAGGCGAGGCGATCGCCTTACCTCCGACAACAAATTTTAGGTGCATTATTGTGGGTGCATTGGTGGAGGGAAAGAGGCAGGAAGACGCGATCCGTGCTATTGCCCAACTAGTACATACAGGGGTAAGAGTAGAGCTATTAATCGTTGGCGATGGCGATCCTCAGTACCGAGAGTATTTAGAAAATATTGCGACAAAAAACCACATAGAGCAATTTATTAAGTTTTATGGCTATGCCGATAATCCCTTTCCGTTGATGCAGAGTGCAGATGTCGTACTTGTATGCTCTAAGTGCGAGGCTTTTGGCAGGGTGACTGTAGAAGGGATGCGGGCAGGTAAGCCGATAATCGGTACGAGGAGTGGTGGCACGCAAGAGTTAATTCGAGATGGATTTAATGGATTGTTATATACTGCGGAAGACGAGCGAGAACTAGCGCAGAAAATTAGATATATTTGCGATCGCCCAGATCTAGCTAAACAAATGGGTGAAAACGGTCAACAATGGGCTGCCGAGCAATTTACTCCAGCACGCTATGGCAAGGAAATATATTTGCTGTTAAAACAGTTATGCGACAAAAACTTGGAGATTTAA
- a CDS encoding DUF4346 domain-containing protein has translation MERTLEDLTAIDDKLSKRHIDLDPGGYFIIYLDREAGLICAKHYTNAIDDRGLAVDPETGKPIPARGKVQRTSTTLYRGRTAKEICVEIFEQEQTCPVTYLDHAAYLGREFVRAEIALVNGQEYVQD, from the coding sequence ATGGAGCGGACGCTGGAAGACTTAACGGCAATTGATGATAAACTTTCTAAGCGTCATATTGACCTTGACCCAGGCGGATATTTCATCATTTATCTGGATCGAGAAGCAGGGTTAATTTGTGCGAAGCATTACACCAACGCGATCGACGATCGCGGTTTAGCCGTCGATCCTGAAACGGGTAAACCTATCCCCGCACGCGGTAAAGTTCAACGAACTTCCACCACACTATATCGGGGGAGAACAGCAAAAGAAATTTGCGTAGAAATTTTCGAGCAAGAACAAACTTGTCCCGTGACTTACTTAGATCACGCCGCTTATCTGGGACGAGAATTTGTCCGCGCCGAGATCGCTTTAGTCAACGGGCAAGAATACGTTCAGGATTAA
- the psb32 gene encoding photosystem II repair protein Psb32: MRYLRSKITSSRKYLQSLVFSLGLVVLTTLMLPFPAIATSLYEIPSVAPGEKTWVIDPAKAISAINEGKIGSELEKLAETTGNEVRFVAIRRLDYGETAQSFTDKLFEQWFPTPEAQANQTLVVLDTLSSGTGIRVGDKAKSLLTDDIAKSVVTQTILYPLREGEKYNQAFLDASDRLVAVLSGAPDPGAPEQLATDVAVESTYKNTEETKSSNATIWVIGFLVAATIIPMVTYYFYIK, from the coding sequence ATGAGATACTTACGCAGCAAAATAACTAGCAGTAGAAAATATCTGCAATCTTTAGTTTTCTCTTTGGGATTAGTTGTTCTCACGACATTAATGCTGCCATTTCCAGCGATCGCAACGAGTTTGTATGAAATTCCTTCAGTCGCGCCAGGGGAGAAGACCTGGGTGATCGATCCGGCAAAAGCAATCAGTGCGATCAACGAAGGTAAGATTGGTAGCGAATTGGAAAAATTGGCAGAAACGACCGGAAATGAAGTTAGATTTGTCGCCATTCGCCGCCTCGACTATGGCGAGACTGCTCAATCCTTTACCGATAAACTATTCGAGCAGTGGTTTCCAACCCCAGAAGCGCAAGCCAATCAAACTCTAGTCGTATTGGACACCCTGAGCAGCGGGACTGGAATCCGGGTAGGAGATAAAGCCAAGTCGCTGCTGACGGATGACATCGCCAAAAGCGTGGTTACTCAAACTATTCTGTATCCTTTACGTGAAGGTGAAAAATACAATCAAGCGTTTCTCGATGCTAGCGATCGCCTCGTAGCTGTTTTATCTGGCGCACCCGATCCTGGCGCACCCGAACAGCTAGCAACTGATGTCGCTGTCGAAAGTACCTACAAAAACACCGAAGAGACAAAATCCAGCAACGCGACTATTTGGGTCATTGGCTTTCTTGTAGCTGCAACGATTATTCCAATGGTGACTTATTATTTTTATATCAAGTAA
- a CDS encoding DUF4278 domain-containing protein, translating to MAYLTGTATVVSLILALILAPWQIQLLILCVTIFGTKKLLLKNLSKSESNSTAQSITQSDRPQIAIPSISSENDAVAEVKGMYRGAPWLSSQEKTPAPQPDPANLKYRGASVVKQGSSDQ from the coding sequence ATGGCTTACCTAACAGGAACGGCTACAGTCGTCAGCCTGATTTTGGCTTTGATTTTAGCTCCTTGGCAGATCCAATTATTAATCCTGTGTGTAACAATCTTCGGGACAAAAAAATTACTTTTAAAAAATTTATCCAAAAGCGAGTCTAATTCAACCGCCCAAAGCATAACCCAGAGCGATCGCCCTCAGATAGCAATTCCTAGCATCTCCAGCGAAAACGATGCCGTCGCAGAAGTTAAAGGAATGTATCGCGGTGCGCCTTGGCTATCGAGTCAGGAAAAAACACCTGCACCACAGCCAGATCCCGCCAACCTCAAATATCGCGGTGCGAGTGTTGTAAAACAAGGGAGCAGTGACCAGTGA
- a CDS encoding DUF6671 family protein — protein MATNSLFTGRVVVIATMHEKEKAIAPILEAELGVQCVVPNDFNTDIFGTFTRDIARPADQIATAKLKAKKALEITGETMAIASEGSFAPHPDLPFISANREIVVFIDMLNQLEIVGQEIFTETNFNSQSVRTVEEAESFANKIGFPSHGLVVMLSSDSLERTEIFKGINTEEKLTEIVNFALSKSSTGKVHIETDMRALYNPTRMQNIAKATKNLIQKIHQICPNCACPGFDAIAQRRGLPCGLCNLPTSAIRSVVYRCQKCSFQQEKLFPQGVKVADPAQCMYCNP, from the coding sequence ATGGCAACAAATTCTTTATTTACAGGTCGCGTAGTAGTTATTGCGACTATGCACGAGAAAGAAAAAGCGATCGCACCCATTTTAGAAGCAGAATTGGGAGTGCAATGTGTAGTTCCAAATGACTTTAACACAGATATCTTTGGTACGTTTACTCGCGATATTGCCAGACCAGCAGACCAAATTGCTACAGCTAAACTCAAAGCCAAAAAAGCTTTAGAAATAACAGGTGAAACAATGGCGATCGCTAGTGAAGGTTCCTTTGCACCCCATCCCGATCTACCTTTTATTTCGGCAAATCGAGAAATAGTCGTTTTCATCGATATGCTAAATCAATTAGAAATTGTCGGTCAGGAAATTTTCACAGAAACTAACTTTAATAGTCAATCAGTTAGAACGGTGGAAGAAGCCGAGTCTTTTGCTAATAAAATTGGCTTTCCCTCTCATGGTTTAGTGGTCATGCTCAGTTCTGACTCTTTAGAGCGCACAGAAATTTTTAAAGGTATCAATACAGAAGAAAAATTAACAGAAATTGTGAATTTTGCCTTAAGCAAATCCTCAACAGGGAAAGTGCATATCGAAACAGATATGCGGGCGCTATATAATCCAACCAGAATGCAGAATATTGCTAAAGCTACTAAAAATTTAATTCAAAAAATTCATCAAATATGTCCTAATTGTGCTTGTCCTGGCTTTGATGCGATCGCCCAACGTCGCGGATTACCCTGTGGATTATGCAATCTTCCCACATCTGCAATCCGCTCGGTAGTCTATCGGTGCCAAAAATGCAGTTTTCAACAAGAAAAACTATTTCCGCAGGGTGTTAAAGTAGCCGATCCGGCTCAGTGTATGTATTGCAATCCTTAG